aagttaatttgcATAATTATACTTAACTTCGTTTGTAGGTTATTTGCTTTACACTTACAGTTCcatattaattattgttaatcTATCACTCAAATTGCACGACTGTGGACTTTTGTTTAGTACCAGTTTAGTAATGAATTGATTTGTCATGTTTCGCCGCAGCCTCCACGTGCATGTGACGCCTACTGGAGTGAATTCAAGCATTGCACGAGTTTATGGAACAGGTTTCATGAATACTACACACACGGTACAGCACCAGACTGCCGACAGTGGAAAGAAGATTATAACGCCTGCAAAGAGTGGGAGAAAAATCACAGTACACACGCCAAGGTGAGTGTCCAACTATAGGTCATTTTTAGGTTAGTCTCACGTGGCCAGACTAACAGCATacagtctggtccacattgctgCTTATTTTGGCcgaaccgcccacttagacaggaagagctcGTCTGACTGACATATAAAATGACCAACCACAGTTCGTTTTGATTTTACATGCTGTttatctgaaatatatatataatgaaaatatataaataaataataccacAGTTCGTTTTGATTTTACATGCTGTTTatctgaaattatatatatatatatatatatatatatattaaaaaaatatataaataaataatagcacAGTTCGTTTTGATTTTACATGCTGTttatctgaaatatatatatatataaaatgaaaatatataaataaataatagcacAGTTCGTTTTGATTTTACATGCTGTttatctgaaatatatatatatataaaatgaaaatatataaataaataatagcacAGTTCGTTTTGATTTTACATGCTGTTTatctgaaattatatatatatatatatatatatatatatatatatatatatattaaaaaaatatataaataaataataccacAGTTCGTTTTGATTTTACATGCTGTTatttctgaaatatatatataaaatgaaaatatataaataatagcaCAGTTCGTTTTGATTTTACATGCTGTttatctgaaatatatatatatatatatatatatataaaatgaaaatatataaataaataatagcacAGTTCGTTTTGATTTTACATGCTGTTatttctgaaatatatatat
This sequence is a window from Myxocyprinus asiaticus isolate MX2 ecotype Aquarium Trade chromosome 33, UBuf_Myxa_2, whole genome shotgun sequence. Protein-coding genes within it:
- the c33h22orf39 gene encoding UPF0545 protein C22orf39 homolog; the encoded protein is MAGPHSQWRPPRACDAYWSEFKHCTSLWNRFHEYYTHGTAPDCRQWKEDYNACKEWEKNHSTHAKESLQESERKRVAEQRKFTPVWELRQTPPADWHLPLNQGKPQDS